Proteins from a genomic interval of Gemmatimonadales bacterium:
- the aroF gene encoding 3-deoxy-7-phosphoheptulonate synthase, with the protein MRVAIQGTLGSFSEAAARRRWPTLIPVPCREVQDVVAAVRDGTADAGILPIENSLVGSVTTTYDLLQEAFGDRRLRLTHEILLPVHHTLMGLPGAPLSGIKRVLSHPVALGQCRIWLGKHLPEAELVSAWDTAGSAEIVAREGNPMLAAIAGRNAADAHGLVPLAERIEDDPTNQTRFLVFGRAEETAAAEPGAGPSKTSLIVCVDHKPGMLALTLQAFGARGVNVMALQSRPERSRPWTYRFYVDIAGSAGDPRVAEALEEIEALAAELIILGSYEASPDGALRFSAPVPTPAHHLKRPEVPLVDRRRNPEGTVVEVGGVRFGGAEPVLIAGPCSVEGEAMILETAAVVAQAGGDMLRGGAYKPRTSPYDFQGLGVKGLRYLANARAQSGLPVVTEVLSWEEVAVVAHFADMLQIGARNMQNFSLLRAASRSGRPILLKRGAGATVEEWLMAAEYVLAEGNPNVVLCERGIRTFERATRHTLDLNAVALVRERTHLPVIVDPSHAAGVSSLVPALGLGALAAGACGLIVEVHPDPAKALSDGYQSLDPEQFAALARQVHPARAAQARMAVS; encoded by the coding sequence ATGCGCGTTGCGATTCAAGGCACCCTCGGCTCATTCAGCGAAGCGGCCGCCCGCCGGCGCTGGCCCACGCTGATTCCTGTCCCGTGCCGGGAGGTGCAGGACGTCGTGGCTGCGGTGCGGGACGGCACGGCCGACGCCGGCATCCTTCCCATCGAGAACTCGCTCGTGGGATCGGTGACCACGACGTATGACCTCTTGCAGGAGGCGTTCGGCGATCGGCGGCTCCGGCTCACGCACGAGATCCTGCTCCCGGTGCACCACACGCTGATGGGACTTCCGGGCGCACCACTTTCGGGGATCAAGCGCGTCCTCTCGCACCCCGTCGCCCTCGGCCAGTGCCGCATCTGGCTCGGCAAGCACCTGCCCGAAGCCGAGCTGGTGAGTGCCTGGGACACGGCCGGCAGCGCAGAGATCGTCGCGCGCGAGGGCAATCCGATGCTTGCCGCGATCGCCGGACGCAACGCGGCCGACGCACACGGGCTCGTGCCGCTGGCCGAGCGGATCGAGGACGACCCCACCAACCAGACGCGGTTTCTCGTGTTCGGCCGCGCGGAGGAGACGGCCGCGGCCGAGCCCGGCGCCGGACCCTCCAAGACGTCGCTCATCGTCTGCGTGGACCACAAGCCCGGCATGCTCGCGCTCACCCTCCAGGCGTTCGGCGCGCGGGGCGTGAACGTCATGGCGCTGCAGTCGCGGCCCGAGCGTTCGCGTCCCTGGACCTACCGGTTCTACGTCGACATCGCCGGCTCGGCCGGCGACCCGCGGGTGGCGGAGGCGCTGGAGGAGATCGAAGCGTTGGCGGCGGAGCTCATCATCCTGGGCAGCTACGAGGCCTCGCCCGACGGGGCGCTCAGGTTCTCGGCCCCGGTGCCGACGCCGGCGCACCACCTGAAGAGGCCGGAGGTACCGCTGGTGGACCGGCGGCGGAATCCGGAGGGAACGGTGGTCGAGGTCGGCGGTGTGAGATTCGGTGGCGCGGAGCCGGTGCTCATCGCCGGCCCCTGCTCGGTGGAGGGGGAGGCGATGATCCTCGAGACGGCGGCAGTCGTGGCGCAGGCAGGCGGTGACATGCTGCGCGGCGGCGCGTACAAACCGCGCACCTCGCCGTACGACTTCCAGGGCCTCGGCGTGAAGGGACTGCGCTACCTCGCGAACGCACGCGCGCAGAGCGGGCTGCCGGTCGTGACGGAAGTGCTGAGCTGGGAGGAGGTGGCGGTCGTGGCGCACTTTGCCGACATGCTCCAGATCGGCGCGCGCAACATGCAGAACTTCTCGTTGCTACGCGCGGCGAGCCGGAGCGGGCGGCCGATCCTGCTCAAGCGCGGTGCCGGCGCCACCGTGGAGGAGTGGCTGATGGCGGCCGAGTACGTACTGGCGGAGGGCAACCCGAACGTGGTGCTCTGCGAGCGCGGCATCCGCACCTTCGAGCGCGCCACGCGGCACACGCTCGACCTCAACGCGGTGGCGCTGGTGCGCGAGCGCACCCATCTGCCGGTGATCGTCGACCCGAGCCACGCCGCGGGCGTGAGCTCGCTGGTGCCGGCGCTCGGGCTCGGCGCCCTGGCGGCAGGCGCGTGCGGCCTCATCGTGGAGGTCCACCCCGACCCCGCCAAGGCGTTGAGCGACGGCTATCAGAGTCTCGACCCCGAGCAGTTCGCAGCGCTCGCGCGGCAGGTGCATCCCGCGCGAGCGGCACAGGCCAGGATGGCCGTGAGCTGA
- a CDS encoding DUF3187 family protein encodes MVALSLARLRRLACCLLPLLPGVLAAQGLPSYMPVNPMTASRSGVYFQPYIDPDPGGTHVSLLLDYGSAIEYDIPAPRPSYLLDAELLRVSAVAVRDLDARSFLLADLSVDGAYAGFLDGFLNWYHRVFGFELPERDARPENQFAYRLSLPNGTTLVRKPSDLFLGDVRLGYGRRWSPAVQTLFAATLPTSTGPDGYGRGTISVSALSSARVRLSPRLTSETGLGLGVTPRHGELGPYQRSWFLGASTGLRFRFWGRQSLFANLLYHSPYYHDTTLPALDASELSLDFGWLLRTKSGREWKIGLTEDLKPKGPAIDVVFRLGMLR; translated from the coding sequence TTGGTCGCGCTTTCCCTGGCCCGACTGCGCCGCCTCGCGTGCTGCCTGCTTCCGCTCCTGCCCGGCGTCCTCGCGGCGCAGGGTCTGCCGAGCTACATGCCGGTGAATCCGATGACCGCGTCGCGGAGCGGCGTCTATTTCCAGCCGTACATCGATCCCGATCCCGGTGGGACTCACGTGTCCCTGCTGCTCGACTACGGCAGCGCCATCGAGTACGACATTCCGGCGCCGCGGCCGAGCTATCTGCTCGATGCCGAGCTGCTGCGGGTGAGCGCCGTGGCGGTCCGCGATCTCGACGCCCGCAGCTTTCTGCTTGCGGACTTGAGCGTCGACGGTGCGTACGCCGGCTTTCTCGACGGCTTTCTGAACTGGTACCACCGCGTGTTCGGCTTCGAGCTGCCGGAGCGCGATGCCCGGCCGGAGAACCAGTTCGCCTACCGGTTGAGTCTCCCGAACGGCACCACGCTCGTGCGCAAGCCGTCCGATTTGTTTCTCGGCGATGTGAGGCTCGGCTATGGACGCCGCTGGAGCCCGGCAGTCCAGACCCTTTTTGCCGCCACACTCCCCACGAGCACGGGCCCCGATGGCTACGGCCGCGGTACGATCTCGGTGAGCGCGCTCAGCTCGGCCCGCGTGCGGCTCTCGCCGCGCCTTACCTCCGAGACCGGGCTCGGGCTCGGGGTGACGCCGCGGCATGGGGAGCTCGGGCCCTATCAGCGGAGCTGGTTCCTCGGCGCCTCGACCGGACTGAGATTCCGGTTCTGGGGGCGCCAGTCACTCTTCGCGAACCTGCTGTACCACTCGCCGTACTATCACGACACCACGCTGCCCGCGCTCGACGCGAGCGAGCTGAGCCTCGACTTCGGCTGGCTGCTCCGCACCAAATCCGGGCGCGAATGGAAGATCGGTCTCACGGAGGATCTCAAGCCGAAGGGACCGGCCATCGACGTGGTGTTCCGGCTGGGAATGCTGCGGTAG
- a CDS encoding TolC family protein — protein MRTARRRKTAQVLAIVLWIQPAIGAAQQPAAPAATQSVTLDEALRRAQRVQPAVVQAQGALEDAGAARRAAFGAYLPSVTASGSGATLYSGQPVLDRTTGLVLPGGSTTQTLSFGLNASVDVFTGFRRGANSAAARAETAAAESGLVNARYQQRLTTTSAFLDALAAGQLVRVREASVRRAEEQLKVSAAKLRVGSATRADSLQSLVALGTARADLLTAQSGLAAAEAALARQVGADGRVAAVDDSSLYRMADSLDAGALARAAADSAPQVQSSTALAAASRAALRSAKGNYWPTVSLSAGANFNASSRSDYDLINQRQLALQLSWPIFNRFEREQTIVQQESQVDLAEAQAQDARRAVQSVVIAEAAALDAARQRIDIAQTSVAAGTEALRVQQDRYRAGVATIVDVLTAQETLTQAEVDVVSARFDYLRAKAQIEGVLGRHL, from the coding sequence GTGAGGACGGCGAGGCGTCGCAAGACGGCGCAGGTGCTCGCCATCGTCCTCTGGATCCAGCCCGCGATCGGCGCAGCCCAGCAGCCGGCCGCGCCCGCCGCGACACAGTCGGTCACCCTGGATGAGGCCCTTCGCCGGGCGCAGCGAGTCCAGCCGGCCGTCGTGCAGGCGCAGGGCGCACTGGAGGATGCGGGCGCGGCGCGGCGGGCCGCGTTCGGCGCGTACCTCCCGAGCGTTACCGCCTCCGGCTCCGGTGCCACGCTGTACTCGGGCCAGCCGGTGCTCGACCGCACAACTGGCCTTGTCCTGCCGGGTGGCAGTACGACGCAGACGCTTTCGTTCGGACTCAACGCGAGCGTGGATGTCTTCACCGGATTCCGGCGTGGCGCCAACTCCGCCGCGGCCCGAGCTGAGACCGCGGCCGCGGAGAGCGGGCTCGTGAACGCGAGGTACCAGCAGCGCCTCACCACCACGAGCGCGTTCCTCGACGCGCTCGCGGCCGGGCAACTGGTCCGGGTGCGCGAGGCCAGCGTCCGCCGGGCCGAGGAGCAACTCAAGGTGAGCGCCGCCAAGCTCCGCGTGGGCAGCGCCACCCGCGCCGATTCGCTGCAGTCGCTGGTGGCACTTGGCACCGCGCGCGCCGATCTGCTCACCGCGCAGAGCGGGCTCGCCGCGGCCGAAGCGGCGCTGGCCCGACAGGTAGGCGCCGACGGGCGGGTGGCCGCGGTGGACGACTCGAGCCTGTATCGCATGGCGGATTCGCTCGACGCCGGAGCGCTCGCGCGCGCTGCCGCCGATTCCGCGCCGCAGGTGCAGAGTAGCACCGCGCTCGCTGCTGCCAGCCGGGCCGCGCTCCGGAGCGCCAAGGGCAATTACTGGCCCACGGTCTCGCTCAGCGCCGGCGCCAACTTCAACGCATCGAGCCGGAGCGACTACGACCTCATCAACCAGCGCCAGCTTGCGCTTCAGTTGAGCTGGCCGATCTTCAACCGGTTCGAGCGCGAGCAGACGATCGTGCAGCAGGAAAGCCAGGTGGACCTGGCGGAAGCGCAGGCCCAGGACGCGCGCCGCGCCGTGCAGTCGGTCGTGATCGCCGAGGCGGCGGCGCTCGATGCCGCGCGCCAGCGGATCGACATCGCCCAAACGAGCGTTGCCGCGGGCACCGAAGCGCTCCGGGTGCAGCAGGACCGGTACCGGGCTGGCGTCGCCACGATCGTGGACGTGCTCACCGCGCAGGAAACGCTCACCCAGGCCGAGGTGGACGTGGTGAGCGCCCGGTTCGACTATCTCCGTGCCAAGGCCCAGATCGAAGGCGTCCTGGGGAGACACCTATGA
- a CDS encoding oxidative damage protection protein, with the protein MATIHCARCHRDQDQMAFKPFQNELGQRAYEQICGACWGEWLKMQQQLINHYGLNLRDAEAKEFLFRNMEQFLFSTR; encoded by the coding sequence ATGGCGACGATCCATTGCGCGCGCTGCCACCGGGACCAGGACCAGATGGCGTTCAAGCCATTCCAGAATGAGCTCGGCCAGCGCGCATACGAGCAGATCTGCGGCGCGTGCTGGGGCGAATGGCTCAAGATGCAGCAGCAGCTCATCAACCACTACGGGCTCAACCTCCGCGACGCTGAGGCCAAGGAGTTCCTCTTCCGCAATATGGAGCAGTTTCTCTTTTCGACCCGGTAG
- a CDS encoding efflux RND transporter periplasmic adaptor subunit: MRPRLLVTLLATVPAALACHKAVPAPVYQAVPVERRDIVVSALASGVIEPDTVVEVRSRASGEVIKLSAETGQTVQRGAPLVQIDPRLPRNSYDQAKADLDVAKAQLDNARVERDRTNQLLKEQSATVQESEQAQLAFANAQANLVKAQIEVDNAKILLEDTDVRAPITGTIIEKSIERGQQIASATSNVGGGTVLMRMADLRLVQAVTLVDETDIGKIRSGMRATVTVNAYPNQPFEGEVLKVEPNDTTSQNVTMFPVRVRVQNINNELLPGMNCDVRIHVGRADSVLAVPNAALRTQKDVASAAQVLGLPPDQVHAELASSRPAAGAAGGARGDSTGAAGRGATAPGARGRGARARGASGGVASGDSARGGAGYVYSGQYIVFVKHGGAPVPRTIRTGLTDLDYSQVLSGLSPGDSVLLLPSASLVRSQQDFKDRVNRVTGGGAVPGMQQQPGRPPQSPQARSQATPPGQSH; this comes from the coding sequence ATGCGCCCGAGACTGCTCGTTACACTCCTCGCCACGGTGCCGGCCGCACTCGCGTGTCACAAGGCTGTGCCGGCTCCGGTGTATCAGGCCGTTCCGGTCGAACGGCGGGACATCGTGGTGTCGGCGCTCGCCTCCGGGGTGATCGAGCCCGACACCGTCGTGGAAGTGCGCTCCCGCGCATCGGGCGAGGTGATCAAGCTCTCGGCCGAAACGGGACAGACGGTCCAGCGCGGCGCGCCGCTCGTGCAGATCGACCCGCGGCTCCCGCGGAACAGCTACGACCAGGCCAAGGCGGATCTCGACGTCGCCAAGGCCCAGCTCGACAACGCCCGGGTCGAGCGTGACCGGACCAATCAGTTGCTCAAGGAGCAGTCCGCCACGGTGCAGGAGAGCGAGCAGGCGCAGCTCGCCTTTGCCAACGCGCAGGCCAACCTGGTCAAGGCCCAGATCGAGGTGGACAACGCAAAGATCCTGCTGGAAGACACCGACGTCCGTGCGCCCATCACCGGCACGATCATCGAAAAGAGCATCGAGCGCGGGCAGCAGATCGCCTCGGCCACGAGCAACGTGGGCGGCGGCACCGTGCTCATGCGCATGGCCGACCTCCGGCTCGTCCAGGCGGTGACGCTGGTGGATGAGACCGACATCGGCAAGATCCGCTCGGGCATGCGCGCCACGGTGACGGTGAACGCGTATCCCAACCAGCCGTTCGAGGGCGAGGTGCTCAAGGTCGAACCCAACGACACCACCTCGCAGAACGTCACGATGTTTCCCGTGCGGGTCCGGGTGCAGAACATCAATAACGAGCTGCTGCCCGGGATGAACTGCGACGTGCGGATTCATGTCGGGCGGGCAGACAGCGTGCTCGCGGTGCCGAACGCCGCGCTGCGCACGCAGAAGGACGTAGCCTCGGCCGCGCAGGTGCTCGGACTTCCGCCGGACCAGGTGCACGCGGAGCTCGCGAGCAGCCGGCCCGCCGCCGGCGCCGCGGGCGGGGCGCGAGGTGATTCGACCGGGGCGGCCGGCCGCGGAGCCACAGCGCCCGGCGCACGCGGTCGGGGTGCCCGCGCCCGAGGCGCCTCAGGAGGCGTGGCGAGCGGCGACTCGGCTCGAGGCGGTGCGGGCTACGTCTATAGCGGCCAGTACATCGTCTTCGTGAAGCACGGCGGGGCGCCGGTGCCGCGCACCATTCGCACCGGGCTCACCGACCTCGACTACAGCCAGGTATTGTCGGGGCTCAGCCCGGGTGACTCGGTGCTGCTCCTTCCGAGCGCAAGCCTGGTGCGGTCGCAGCAGGACTTCAAGGATCGGGTGAACCGGGTCACCGGCGGTGGCGCGGTGCCGGGCATGCAGCAGCAACCCGGGCGGCCGCCGCAGTCACCGCAGGCGCGCTCGCAGGCAACCCCGCCGGGGCAGAGCCACTAA
- a CDS encoding ABC transporter permease, which translates to MAGLLAGETVAVAFESVRANKLRSLLTMLGIIIGVGAVITMVALGAGAQKAVEDRIAALGANIFTVVPGQSFQRGVASQDRVSLTMDDYLALKRDGMLLSAVVPEMQRALQVRYGGLNLNVPIVGTTANFVTVRNYTVPYGRSFTDADDEERQRYAVVGSEVPDNLNANPGSVIGQQLFVGGIPFEIIGVLSSKGAQGSFSNPDEQIFIPINTARYRAFGTDRLRSIAIEVDSGVPIEQGMVDMERVLRKTHKIRPGADDDFSVRNPQDILETQQQATQVFTYLLASIAAVSLVVGGIGIMNIMLVSVTERTREIGVRKALGATRLNILLQFLVEALVLCLSGGVIGSALGITAAVVLSRLMHWNTLIAPGAIVIAFGFSAAVGLFFGLWPARRAASLDPIVALRYE; encoded by the coding sequence ATGGCCGGTCTCCTCGCCGGAGAAACGGTCGCGGTGGCCTTCGAGTCGGTGCGGGCCAACAAGCTGCGGTCGCTGCTCACGATGCTCGGCATCATCATCGGCGTGGGCGCGGTGATCACGATGGTGGCGCTTGGCGCGGGCGCGCAGAAGGCGGTGGAGGACCGCATTGCGGCGCTCGGCGCCAACATCTTCACGGTGGTACCCGGCCAGTCCTTCCAGCGCGGCGTCGCCTCGCAGGACCGGGTGAGCCTCACGATGGACGACTATCTCGCGCTCAAGCGCGATGGAATGCTCCTTTCGGCTGTGGTGCCCGAAATGCAGCGCGCGCTGCAGGTCCGCTACGGCGGGCTCAACCTCAACGTGCCGATCGTGGGCACCACGGCCAACTTCGTCACCGTCCGCAATTATACGGTGCCCTACGGCCGGAGCTTCACCGATGCCGACGACGAGGAGCGGCAGCGCTACGCGGTGGTCGGCTCCGAGGTGCCGGACAACCTGAACGCGAACCCGGGGTCCGTGATCGGACAGCAGCTCTTCGTCGGCGGCATTCCCTTCGAGATCATCGGTGTGCTGAGCAGCAAGGGGGCGCAGGGTTCCTTCTCCAATCCCGACGAGCAGATCTTCATCCCGATCAATACCGCCCGCTACCGTGCGTTCGGCACCGACCGGCTGCGCTCGATCGCCATCGAGGTCGACTCCGGCGTGCCGATCGAGCAGGGGATGGTCGACATGGAGCGGGTGCTCCGGAAAACCCACAAGATCCGCCCCGGCGCCGACGACGATTTTTCGGTGCGCAATCCGCAGGACATCCTTGAGACCCAGCAGCAGGCGACGCAGGTCTTTACCTATCTGCTCGCGAGCATCGCGGCGGTGAGCCTCGTGGTCGGCGGCATCGGGATCATGAACATCATGCTGGTGTCCGTCACCGAGCGCACCCGCGAGATCGGCGTGCGCAAAGCGCTCGGCGCCACCCGCCTCAACATCCTCCTCCAGTTCCTGGTGGAGGCGCTGGTGCTCTGCTTGAGCGGCGGCGTGATCGGCAGCGCGCTCGGCATCACCGCCGCCGTCGTTCTGTCGCGGCTGATGCATTGGAACACGCTGATCGCGCCGGGCGCCATCGTGATCGCCTTCGGATTCAGCGCCGCAGTGGGACTCTTCTTCGGGCTCTGGCCGGCTCGCCGCGCGGCGAGCCTGGACCCGATCGTGGCGCTTCGCTATGAGTAG
- a CDS encoding molybdopterin-dependent oxidoreductase, with protein MIDRTARHRLDRRDFVRLGLLAGPTALVAACGWDGGGLIRPKLRAISRLNDWVGEKLLVASDRLAPTYPTSARAGHMPSYFISRRTPVPRDPANWALEVGGLVRHPMRFTRSMLELLPPLSYTVKHFCVEGWTTIASWSGVPVTTIAALVEPLPEARYLRFESFDNNYFNGWDLASAMHPQTMLAYAFNDQPLMPDHGAPVRLYATVKLGYKLTKYLTRMTFTRERPGGYWEDQGYPWFAGI; from the coding sequence ATGATTGACCGTACCGCGCGACATCGGCTCGATCGCCGCGACTTCGTCCGGCTCGGGCTCCTGGCCGGGCCCACCGCGCTCGTGGCCGCGTGCGGGTGGGACGGCGGCGGCCTCATCCGCCCCAAGCTTCGCGCCATCTCCCGACTCAACGACTGGGTGGGCGAGAAGCTGCTCGTCGCGTCCGATCGCCTGGCGCCGACCTATCCGACGTCGGCACGCGCCGGCCACATGCCGTCGTATTTCATCAGCCGCCGGACGCCGGTACCGCGCGATCCGGCCAACTGGGCGCTCGAAGTGGGCGGGCTCGTGCGGCACCCGATGCGGTTCACCCGTTCGATGCTCGAGCTGCTGCCGCCCTTGAGCTACACCGTGAAGCACTTCTGTGTGGAGGGCTGGACCACGATCGCCTCTTGGAGCGGGGTGCCGGTCACGACCATCGCAGCTCTGGTCGAGCCGCTGCCGGAAGCGCGGTATCTCCGCTTCGAGTCGTTTGACAACAACTACTTCAACGGCTGGGATCTCGCGAGCGCCATGCATCCCCAGACGATGCTGGCCTACGCATTCAACGACCAGCCGCTCATGCCCGACCACGGCGCGCCGGTCCGGCTCTACGCCACGGTCAAGCTCGGCTACAAGCTCACCAAGTATCTCACCCGGATGACGTTCACCCGGGAGCGTCCGGGCGGGTACTGGGAAGACCAGGGTTATCCCTGGTTTGCGGGCATCTAG
- a CDS encoding cytochrome b/b6 domain-containing protein, with translation MRLQVKRNGALVRAAHWINAVVLAGLIASGLQIYMAFQHFGMKGNVYPVPNPFDARHLQRGFPEWSRLGGWLAGGINWHFALAWPFVITGIVYVAFLVLTGEWRSLVFRPRDTKAAIQMQLYYLRLRKEHPPQGKHNALQKAAYTFIVLLGAISALTGFAVYKPVELAWLTRLFGGYELARYWHFLAVWTFIVFTIVHVVLVFTVDPASLRGMLTGWYRGRFPSHD, from the coding sequence ATGCGGCTTCAAGTCAAACGCAATGGCGCTCTCGTGCGGGCGGCCCACTGGATCAACGCCGTGGTGCTCGCCGGCCTGATCGCGAGCGGGCTCCAGATTTACATGGCCTTCCAGCATTTCGGGATGAAGGGCAACGTCTATCCGGTGCCCAACCCGTTCGACGCACGTCACCTCCAGCGGGGCTTTCCCGAATGGTCGCGGCTCGGCGGCTGGCTGGCGGGGGGCATCAACTGGCACTTTGCGCTCGCCTGGCCGTTCGTCATCACCGGCATCGTGTACGTCGCCTTTCTCGTGCTCACGGGCGAATGGCGCTCGCTCGTCTTCCGGCCGCGCGACACCAAGGCGGCGATCCAGATGCAGCTCTACTATTTGCGGCTCCGGAAGGAGCACCCGCCACAGGGCAAGCACAACGCGCTGCAGAAGGCCGCGTACACCTTCATCGTGTTGCTCGGAGCGATTTCGGCGCTCACCGGGTTTGCGGTCTACAAACCGGTGGAGCTGGCGTGGCTCACGCGCCTCTTCGGCGGCTACGAGCTGGCCCGCTACTGGCACTTCCTCGCCGTGTGGACGTTCATCGTATTCACCATCGTACACGTAGTGCTGGTCTTCACGGTGGACCCGGCCTCGCTCCGCGGCATGCTCACCGGCTGGTACCGCGGGAGATTTCCGAGTCATGATTGA
- a CDS encoding ABC transporter ATP-binding protein: MTATLENTAERMARLPADVPADAVIVTRNLRRDYDMGSEVVHALRGADLTIRRNEFVAIMGPSGSGKSTLMNVIGCLDTPTTGEYWLNGHRVSELDDDALARIRNREIGFVFQTFNLLPRATALHNVELPLVYAGIGARARREQATAALERVGLADRMQHRPNELSGGQRQRVAIARALVNQPSILLADEPTGNLDSSTSYEILALFEELHRGGQTIVLVTHEADIANYARRQIHLKDGRVERDFATPGRS; encoded by the coding sequence ATGACCGCGACCCTCGAGAATACCGCGGAGCGCATGGCGCGCCTGCCGGCCGACGTTCCCGCCGACGCCGTGATCGTCACCCGGAACCTCCGGCGCGACTACGACATGGGAAGCGAGGTGGTGCACGCGCTCCGCGGGGCAGACCTCACGATCCGGCGCAACGAGTTCGTCGCCATCATGGGCCCCTCCGGCTCGGGCAAATCGACCCTGATGAACGTGATCGGCTGCCTCGACACGCCGACCACGGGCGAGTACTGGCTCAACGGGCACCGGGTGTCGGAGCTCGACGACGACGCCCTCGCCCGCATCCGCAACCGCGAGATCGGGTTCGTGTTTCAGACCTTCAACCTGCTGCCGCGCGCCACCGCGCTGCACAACGTCGAGCTGCCGCTGGTCTACGCCGGCATCGGGGCGAGGGCACGCCGCGAGCAGGCCACCGCGGCCCTCGAGCGCGTGGGGCTCGCCGACCGGATGCAGCATCGGCCCAACGAGCTGTCGGGCGGCCAGCGCCAGCGTGTGGCCATCGCCCGCGCGCTGGTGAATCAGCCCTCGATTCTGCTCGCCGACGAGCCGACCGGAAATCTCGACAGCAGCACCAGCTACGAGATCCTCGCGCTCTTCGAGGAGCTGCATCGCGGCGGACAGACGATCGTGCTCGTGACCCACGAAGCCGACATCGCCAACTATGCCCGCCGCCAGATTCACCTGAAGGACGGCCGGGTCGAGCGGGACTTCGCCACCCCGGGGAGAAGCTGA
- a CDS encoding NAD(P)/FAD-dependent oxidoreductase, producing MAGDADLIVIGAGAAGLAAAARLSEAGARVSLLEARARIGGRLLTLRAAGYPLPIELGAEFVHGTSPAIWDVVRAAGLTTIEAGEPDLRAKGGSLTRPPDFWAGLRALVERAERATADHTAAQLLAEFPPGDANVPALGRYLEGFHAARLDRVSAKSIAKAERGAGGSHNGAWRILDGYDAVADALRTYAGAGLDLRLNTHVRAIHWSPGRVQVIATTAGGGAARLEARAAVVTLPVGVLKARGPECPSFDPELDDKRLALAQLEMGVARRVVLRFREIWWEDPRPHEGGPGPVSFIHVPDASLPIWWAPAPLRAPMLTGWAGGPSAERLAGLPVQRLAAAALDALAAAFGRPRDGLDALLLGAYSHDWSADPCACGAYSYVASGGLPAQAELARPVAGTLFFAGEATHTGGEHATVHGAIATGHRAAAEALAALR from the coding sequence ATGGCGGGCGACGCGGACCTGATCGTGATCGGGGCCGGCGCGGCAGGACTCGCGGCGGCAGCTCGGCTCTCAGAGGCCGGGGCGCGCGTGTCATTGCTCGAGGCGCGCGCACGGATCGGCGGCCGGCTGCTCACGCTCCGGGCGGCCGGCTATCCGCTTCCGATCGAGCTGGGGGCCGAGTTCGTGCACGGAACGTCGCCGGCCATCTGGGATGTCGTGCGCGCCGCGGGGCTTACTACGATCGAGGCCGGCGAGCCGGATCTCCGCGCCAAGGGCGGAAGCCTCACGCGGCCGCCGGACTTCTGGGCCGGGCTCCGGGCGCTGGTTGAGCGCGCCGAGCGCGCAACCGCCGACCACACGGCCGCCCAACTCCTCGCCGAGTTTCCGCCCGGCGACGCCAACGTGCCGGCCCTCGGCCGTTATCTCGAAGGATTTCATGCCGCCCGGCTCGACCGGGTGAGCGCCAAGTCGATCGCGAAGGCGGAGCGCGGGGCCGGCGGGAGCCACAACGGCGCCTGGCGAATTCTCGATGGGTACGACGCGGTCGCCGACGCGCTCCGGACTTACGCGGGCGCCGGGCTCGACCTGCGGCTCAACACGCACGTGCGCGCGATACACTGGTCGCCGGGCCGGGTGCAGGTAATCGCAACGACGGCTGGCGGCGGGGCCGCGCGACTCGAGGCTCGCGCCGCCGTCGTCACACTGCCCGTCGGCGTGCTCAAGGCGAGGGGCCCCGAGTGCCCGAGCTTCGATCCCGAGCTCGACGACAAGCGACTTGCGCTCGCTCAGCTCGAGATGGGCGTTGCGCGACGGGTGGTGCTCCGGTTCCGCGAAATCTGGTGGGAGGACCCGCGGCCACACGAAGGCGGCCCCGGACCGGTTTCGTTCATTCACGTTCCGGACGCATCGCTGCCGATCTGGTGGGCGCCGGCACCGCTCCGCGCGCCGATGCTCACCGGCTGGGCCGGCGGACCCTCGGCGGAGCGGCTGGCCGGACTCCCGGTACAGCGGCTCGCGGCGGCGGCGCTCGACGCGCTCGCCGCCGCGTTCGGGCGCCCGCGGGACGGGCTCGATGCGCTGCTCCTCGGCGCGTACTCGCACGATTGGTCCGCCGACCCGTGCGCATGCGGCGCGTACAGCTATGTTGCGAGCGGCGGGCTTCCGGCGCAGGCGGAGCTGGCACGGCCGGTGGCCGGCACGCTCTTCTTTGCGGGAGAGGCGACGCACACCGGCGGCGAGCACGCCACCGTTCACGGCGCCATCGCGACCGGTCATCGGGCCGCGGCAGAAGCTTTGGCTGCACTTCGTTGA